The following nucleotide sequence is from Peribacillus sp. ACCC06369.
CCCGAAGAAATCCAAAAAGCCAATACATCGTATTAAAGATAATGGTTCCGACAGCTACCCCACCTATATAAGCGGGATCACTCAACTTTCCAACCACAGCCGTATCAACCGCACCGAGCAATGGTGTACTCATCGTCGAAATCGTAAGCGGAATGGCCAAGGAAAGATACATTCTGTTATTCATAAATGGATGACCCCCTTTTTCATGTCTGAAAAGTTCACAAAACTTTGCATTAAAAGTACAACTTGTTAGGCTATTTTTGATATTGACAATCTACGGAATCAAAATTTGAATATTTGTAGATTGATAGTGACTTCAAATTGAAGCGGTTATTTAAATATATCAACTTTCCGGCAAAATTTCAGATATACCTCTTCTTTTCATCCAGCCAGAAAAAAAACATTCGCAAGCGGGAAAACAAAATGCTTGACGGATTGATGATGGAGTAATAGTATTGCTCGTTGATAAAATAACTTTTGAACTATGCCTGAACATATATTCATCGTTATATCAACTAAACAGGAGTGATCATGATGGGAAGATTGACTAATAAAGTAGCCATTATCACTGGCGGAGCATCCGGTATGGGAAGAGAAATGGTCGACCTATTCACAAAAGAAGGAGCACAAGTCATTGCTGCTGATATCAATGAAAAAGCTGTAGCAGCTGTGAACGAATTGGATAACGTCCATGGTACTTTCCTTGATGTATCTTCAGATGAAAGCTGGAAAAAGGTGACGGATGAAGTCATCGCTAAATTTGGCAAAATCGACATTTTGGTTAACAATGCCGGTATCTCGACAGAAAAAGGAATTAACGATACGACATTGGCCGATTGGCAGCTAATGTTAAGCATTAATGGATTTGGACCATTCCTTGGAATGAAACATGTTGTTCCTTACATGGTTAAAGAAGGTAAAGGCGCTGTTGTGAACATTTCTTCCTTTACTGCACAAATCGGAATGGGCTTAAACTCTTATTCAGCTTCTAAAGGTGCCGTTCGTGCTATTTCCAAGGCTGCCGCAACTCAATATGGCCGAATGGGCGTCCGTGTTAATGCCGTATTCCCTGGTATCATCGAAACACCAATGACACAGAAATTAGAAGAGTCAAAAGAGTTAGTGAACCAAATGATCAAGGCAACTCCATTACAGCGTTTGGGGCAGCCGGCGGATATTGCAAATGCCGTGCTTTATCTAGCATCCGATGACGCTTCATACGTTACTGGTGCCGAGCTCGTCATCGACGGCGGATACTCTGCTCAATAATAAAAGGTGGAAATGGAAAATCCCGTTTCTGAAATCCAGAAACGGGATTTTCTGATAACATGGAAATTTGGCGGTTACGTTAACACACCAATGAAATAGCCAAAAGTCGTAAATACCAAGCACCAGCTGAAAGCCCCTGCACCTGCAAATATAAAGTACTTTCGTTTCCCCATTCCGTTCATTCCGGATATGTAACTGGCGAAGTGGCGAACTCCTGGGATGAAATAGGCAATGATAATGGTCCATGGACCGTATTTATTGAACCATTTCTCCAGTTTTTCCAACCTCGCGGGTGTCATTCTGATCCATTTACCATGCTTTCTCAAAAAAGGCTTACCCACCTTTTTCCCGATGAAATAACTGACAAGCATCCCGGATATCGATCCAAGGAAACTGACTAGGAATGCCCCCTGGACATTCAAAACGGAAATGGATGACAAATAGCCGACAAAAGTCAACATGAACTCATCAGGTACCGGCAAGCCAATAATTCCAATGGCCAACAGTCCATATATCGCAAAATAACCATAGTTTGAAATTAAATCTTTTACTATATCCATCTATAGTACTCCATCTCAGCACCCTTTTTTAAAGTAATCCAATTTCTATGCGGGCCTGGGTAACGTGATTACTTCTTTTTAATAGGATAACCTAAATTAACCCAAATGAGTGGATTTTCATAAAAAAAGAAAAAAAAAGAAGAATGAACACGTTTTTTGTTGAAAGATTTATATGGCAATGGCAGTCAACGTTTCCCCCTTTCCGCGATGAATGACGGCAACAAAAGCGGACCCGATGACCGAGTCCGCTTCCTCTTATTTCACAATTTTTATTTCCTTGATCGGCCAATACACTAGATTCGCCTTGCCGACAATTTCATCGACGGAAATCGTGCCGATTTCACGGCTATCCAAACTATTTTGGCGATTATCCCCCATAAGGAACAGCTGGTCATCCGGAACTGTCATGCTGCCTGTAATATCTTCGAGCTTGAAGGATTCAGTCAGCGGCACTCCTGCCATCTGGTTCTTATATTTGTCCAAGTATGGTTCTTCATAAGCTTTCCCATTAATATAAAGCATATCATCTTTATATTCAATATGGTCACCTGGTAGACCGATAACCCTTTTTATATAATCTTTATCTGCCGTTGCATGAAAAACGACAATATCAAACCGGTCGATACTATCAATATTCGTTCCAAACTTGGTAAGAACAATCCTTTCGTGGTCTTGCAGGGTCGGCATCATTGACTCACCGTCCACGACAATCGGTGCAAAAATATACGTTCGAATTAAAAAAGCTAGAATGACTGCAATCAATATCGCTTTTATCCATGAAAAAACTTCTTTTCTATTTTCCAATCGAAGTCCCTCTCTCTGTTTTTTATTCATGCAATTATATCATAATCCCTTCATGATCACGTCATACAAATACCCACATTTTGCACATTATAAATTACTTCCATTTTTCATACTGGATCTCGATGCTTTCCAACTCTATTTCCCTGCGCTGCATCTTTGGAGGACAAATCGCATTATATGTACGGACTTTCTCATTTATATCGTCAATTCGTTTGATTAATTCCAATTCAGTTCCATTCATTTTTTTCAATCGAACCACTTCGGATAGCTCTTCCCGAATTTCTTTTTGCCATTTTATCCAAAGCGGAAGGTAACCGGCATCCTTGGCCTTCATCAAGAAGTTGTCATAGATATTTCCCGATAGCACCGACTCCGGAAGCGGTTTTCCAAAGCCAGGATTATTCTTCAGTCCGCCGTCCTTTTCATAATCCTTAAAAATCTGATCCATCCAGTTTACATGCCCCTGTTCTTTGCCCATAAACAATCTCCCTTCAGATCACTTATCATTACATCTATTTACAATTATAACATTTTTATCTATATCCACTCCACCCTTGAAGATCATTCAATGAACACTTTCTACTATTATATATGCATGGCTTTCGGCCAAAAACATTCATGCATCATAAAAGGGATTCCATTATTAACGGAATCCCTTTTTGCCATCTATTTAACCGTGATTTTCCTTTTTACCTCTGCCTTGTTCTGCGATTTATCCGTAACTGTGTAAGTCAATGTATAGGAACCCTTTTTCTTTGTATTCACAGTCCCTGTTATTTTGATCTTACTTGTTAAACTTCCATCCAGGTTATCTTTCGCAGATACACCTGATTTAGGATTGAATCCAGAGTTTATGGCAATGGTTTTACTTTTGGCTCCGGAAATGACCGGCTTGGTGCTGTCGATTGTGATCTTCCTGGTCACTGTAGCAGTATTTTTCGATGAATCAGTGATTGTATACTTTAATGTGTACATTCCCTTTTTCTTCGTATTCACCGTACCCGTCACCTTGATTTTACTGGTCAAGCTGCCATCCAGGTTATCTTTAGCGGATACGCCTGATTTAGGATTGAATGTCGAGTTATAGGCAATGGTTTTACTTTTGGCTCCCGAGATGACTGGCTTGGTGCTGTCTATCGTAATCTTTCTTGTGACTGTAGCAGTATTTTTCGATTGATCGGTGACCGTATACGTCAATGTATAGGTCCCCTTTTTCTTCGTATTCACTGTACCCGCCACTTTGATTTTAGTGGTCAAGTTACCATCGGCATTATCCTTGGCACCCACATTCGTTTTTGGATTGAATGAAGAATTAAGTTTGATGGTTTTATTCCCGGCACCGGAAACCACTGGCTTTACTTGATCATAAACGGTTATTTTCCTTGTGACCTTGGCAAAGTTCCCAGCCTTGTCAGCTACCGTATACGTCAAATTATAGGTGCCCACTTTCTTGGTATCCACCTTACCATCCACACGTATGGCACTCGTTAAGTCACCATCTTTATCATCCTTCGCCTTTACGCTTGTTTTAGGATTGAAAGTCGAGTTGAAAGGAATGGATTTATTTGTTGCCCCTGAAATCACAGGTTCATTCGTATCCTTGATAGGCACGACACTCGATAGCCTATTGGAGATGTAAGCTGATGAAACATACCCCTTAATCTTCCCGTCTTCCGTTTGTACGGGGTAAAAGACAAATTTATTTCCCTTAGATTCGTGATAGTCAAAATTCCCTTTGATGATCAAGCTTGTATTTGGAGGCACAAGCACTGCACCTACCGTAGTGTTTATTTCTTTCCTAATATTCGCGTTGGATGTCGTCACCACTTTGTCTTCTGGCATGAACCAATAAACAGAGTCATGCGTTTGATCGGTCAGTGTGTATTCCAACTTTTTAAAGATGATATTTTCAGTGCTTTCACGATCATATTGAAAGTCCAATGTACTGAATGGATAGATTGCCAGTTTAGTGCTTTTCAAAAAACTTTGGTTTTCCAATTCGGCAAATACTTCCTCTTGGTAAGCATTCACATTTCTTTTCCCGCTTTCCTGGTAAAGAGGACTGTTAACCGGCTTTGTCCCATTGTATGCCATGACAGGGAAATACCAATTTTCGATGACCCTGCGTCCTGCACCTTTGATCTTGGGCAAATCCTTTCTAGAATACATGCTGCCCAGCACCTCGACACCAGCCTCGATATTGTAGACTATATCATTTTCCAGCCTTTTCTGGTCATACCCACTTTTATTGGTAAGCTGCATTAGACCGATACCGCCATCGCCGGATATAATCGGTTTGCCC
It contains:
- a CDS encoding SDR family oxidoreductase translates to MGRLTNKVAIITGGASGMGREMVDLFTKEGAQVIAADINEKAVAAVNELDNVHGTFLDVSSDESWKKVTDEVIAKFGKIDILVNNAGISTEKGINDTTLADWQLMLSINGFGPFLGMKHVVPYMVKEGKGAVVNISSFTAQIGMGLNSYSASKGAVRAISKAAATQYGRMGVRVNAVFPGIIETPMTQKLEESKELVNQMIKATPLQRLGQPADIANAVLYLASDDASYVTGAELVIDGGYSAQ
- a CDS encoding DedA family protein; this encodes MDIVKDLISNYGYFAIYGLLAIGIIGLPVPDEFMLTFVGYLSSISVLNVQGAFLVSFLGSISGMLVSYFIGKKVGKPFLRKHGKWIRMTPARLEKLEKWFNKYGPWTIIIAYFIPGVRHFASYISGMNGMGKRKYFIFAGAGAFSWCLVFTTFGYFIGVLT
- the lepB gene encoding signal peptidase I, which encodes MNKKQREGLRLENRKEVFSWIKAILIAVILAFLIRTYIFAPIVVDGESMMPTLQDHERIVLTKFGTNIDSIDRFDIVVFHATADKDYIKRVIGLPGDHIEYKDDMLYINGKAYEEPYLDKYKNQMAGVPLTESFKLEDITGSMTVPDDQLFLMGDNRQNSLDSREIGTISVDEIVGKANLVYWPIKEIKIVK
- a CDS encoding DnaJ family domain-containing protein, with the translated sequence MGKEQGHVNWMDQIFKDYEKDGGLKNNPGFGKPLPESVLSGNIYDNFLMKAKDAGYLPLWIKWQKEIREELSEVVRLKKMNGTELELIKRIDDINEKVRTYNAICPPKMQRREIELESIEIQYEKWK
- a CDS encoding immunoglobulin-like domain-containing protein, yielding MKIPLMKIGIMTCLTLGLFNGQAAFAESGITNACSSFGEIQPNVNPSYKQINCLLTNAAIETEIPPEVVKAVATQENGDWRQFNDAGKPIISGDGGIGLMQLTNKSGYDQKRLENDIVYNIEAGVEVLGSMYSRKDLPKIKGAGRRVIENWYFPVMAYNGTKPVNSPLYQESGKRNVNAYQEEVFAELENQSFLKSTKLAIYPFSTLDFQYDRESTENIIFKKLEYTLTDQTHDSVYWFMPEDKVVTTSNANIRKEINTTVGAVLVPPNTSLIIKGNFDYHESKGNKFVFYPVQTEDGKIKGYVSSAYISNRLSSVVPIKDTNEPVISGATNKSIPFNSTFNPKTSVKAKDDKDGDLTSAIRVDGKVDTKKVGTYNLTYTVADKAGNFAKVTRKITVYDQVKPVVSGAGNKTIKLNSSFNPKTNVGAKDNADGNLTTKIKVAGTVNTKKKGTYTLTYTVTDQSKNTATVTRKITIDSTKPVISGAKSKTIAYNSTFNPKSGVSAKDNLDGSLTSKIKVTGTVNTKKKGMYTLKYTITDSSKNTATVTRKITIDSTKPVISGAKSKTIAINSGFNPKSGVSAKDNLDGSLTSKIKITGTVNTKKKGSYTLTYTVTDKSQNKAEVKRKITVK